Genomic segment of Arctopsyche grandis isolate Sample6627 chromosome 3, ASM5162203v2, whole genome shotgun sequence:
attattatgcatataaataatatgcatTTGTGTCTTGGGCAAATAAAGATGTTTGtttgttaatataaaatttttcattgtcATGTTCCTAAACGATGCGCTTCTCAACCtctttttattatgattatacgACTTTATATAAAAGGAGAATAATatgtttacaaatataatatacacagtatttttattgaacccttacaaaatatacatataatattaaaaacatttcattgattaaaattcacattaaattcattcattacgtaaattatttattaaattattttttatataatatattaattatcttaTTAAGAAAGAGTTGAATAATTACGGCGATCTTATTTTATTGGGACTAAATCGGGAGGCACTGCCTTCGTCATAAAAATTATCGGTGAATTTTTTCAACTGTTGTATTCTTCCTTGCCATTCCTTTGATCGGCATTTTCCTGGTGACTCGTACAAGTGTTTCACATTGGGTCCGGATTGCGTAAGCGGCTTCGGCAACTCATCGGGCAATTCCGTGAACGTCTTCCGACTCTTCCTGAACAGGTCCAATCCATTCAAAGAATCCCTTAAAGTTTCAGCAATGAGTATCCTATTTTAATTTGATCTATTTATAAGGTTGTCGAACTCACCGAGTGTTGCCCGTCATGAAGACGTACTCATCAGGCTCGCCGAAGCCGTTGAACTTCGTAGACGTCGTCGTGGTGTACGCGCCGAAACTGTCGAAGAGTATCCAGCTCGGTAGCGACAACCTCGGCAGCAGCATACTCTTCACGACGACGTCTATTCCGTCGCAAGTCGGACCCCATAAGCTGCTTTCGATCAACGGAGACTCCTCCACCTGCAGGTTTAAAAATTATTCACATTCACCAACGTTTCAAATGAGTAAATGTGTAAATTTCAGCGTTTAGGTTAGGACTTACGTCTAAAGGCATCGGATTGATGATCAATCTGTTGACTGCTAGTCCGGCGAACGAAGCATATCGTCCGTTGTCCATGAAATACATCGTGTGCATTTTGTCGTCTAGTTGACGCACTCTACGAGCCGAGTGAACGCTGCAGGCTAAAGTGAACGCCGAAGCTACGAAGTACCGTCCCGGCTCTGATATGATCCTCGTGTTGCAACCTCGAGGAAAGTGCTCGTCTAGAGCCGTATTGATCTGAACGGCGACCTGAAAACATCGCCAATAAATATCAAAGCATTACTATCAACAGTACAGGtgttaaattatgtacatcatCGATGGAAGTGCCGACGTCTCCGGCGAACCCTCCGCCAATGTCCAATAAGTTCATTTCGTGTCCGATCTGATGACCGAGGTTGAACAGTCTGCGCGCTTCGGCAATGCCCCGAGCGTGAGCCGTGTTATCATGACATCCG
This window contains:
- the LOC143909389 gene encoding ornithine decarboxylase 2-like, with the protein product MAESVFVGSEEWSPEHLARYIIGNRLSDRTFTMLNVADLMAKYKNWQEKMPRVEPFYAVKCNTNRLVLLVLASLGAGFDCASESEIDAALATGVSPDRIVYAHTAKPHKHLEYAREKRVKLLTFDSEFELVKVKHYYPDARLILRIRNDALIATCPLGQKYGCCPFTEAPDLLRAAGRLNLNVVGISFHVGSGCHDNTAHARGIAEARRLFNLGHQIGHEMNLLDIGGGFAGDVGTSIDDVAVQINTALDEHFPRGCNTRIISEPGRYFVASAFTLACSVHSARRVRQLDDKMHTMYFMDNGRYASFAGLAVNRLIINPMPLDVEESPLIESSLWGPTCDGIDVVVKSMLLPRLSLPSWILFDSFGAYTTTTSTKFNGFGEPDEYVFMTGNTRDSLNGLDLFRKSRKTFTELPDELPKPLTQSGPNVKHLYESPGKCRSKEWQGRIQQLKKFTDNFYDEGSASRFSPNKIRSP